In one Bufo gargarizans isolate SCDJY-AF-19 chromosome 11, ASM1485885v1, whole genome shotgun sequence genomic region, the following are encoded:
- the SLC25A47 gene encoding LOW QUALITY PROTEIN: solute carrier family 25 member 47 (The sequence of the model RefSeq protein was modified relative to this genomic sequence to represent the inferred CDS: deleted 1 base in 1 codon) gives MAEFIAGALGGACGVMVGYPLDTVKVRIQTQTNYTGIWHCICSTYKVEKVSGFFKGMSMPMSTVSVSSSIVFGVYRNCLYNLCKLKYGTPNVKPSKLDIFLSGYAAGGIQVLVSSPADMAKVRLQTQVSPHRSSASALLTQPKYSGPVHCLLTIAKEEGFLGLYKGCFALMFRDCHSFATYFLSYAVFREWFVPLQQSHSELMGILLAGGLAGVVAWSIATPMDVIKSRLQVDGVTQRRYRGVVHCITDSVRQEGVTVLFKGLSLNCLRAFPVNMVVFLTYEAILKQIKPFST, from the exons ATGGCGGAATTCATCGCTGGAGCTCTGGGAG GGGCGTGCGGAGTGATGGTCGGGTACCCCCTGGATACCGTGAAG GTGCGAATTCAGACTCAGACAAACTACACCGGAATATGGCACTGCATCTGTTCTACTTACAAAGTGGAGAAA GTGTCTGGATTCTTCAAAGGGATGTCAATGCCAATGTCCACCGTGTCCGTCAGCTCATCGATTGTTTTTGGGGTCTATAGGAACTGCCTGTACAATCTGTGCAAACTGAAATACGGGACGCCAAACGTCAAGCCGTCCAAACTGGATATCTTCCTATCTGGCTATGCAGCTGGAGGAATACAG GTCTTGGTGTCATCGCCTGCAGACATGGCGAAGGTTCGGCTCCAGACGCAGGTGTCTCCGCACCGTTCCAGCGCGAGCGCCCTCCTGACCCAACCTAAGTACTCCGGCCCCGTCCACTGTCTGCTGACTATAGCCAAGGAGGAAGGGTTTCTCGGGTTATATAAAGGCTGCTTCGCTCTTATGTTCAGAGACTGCCATTCGTTTGCTACTTACTTCCTCTCGTATGCCGTCTTCCGAGAATGGTTTGTGCCGCTGCAGCAAAGTCATTCGG AATTAATGGGCATCCTCCTGGCCGGTGGCCTTGCC GGGGTGGTGGCATGGAGCATTGCCACGCCTATGGATGTGATTAAGTCTCGGCTGCAAGTAGATGGCGTCACACAGCGGAGGTACCGAGGGGTCGTCCACTGCATCACTGACAGCGTGCGGCAGGAGGGGGTCACGGTCCTCTTTAAGGGATTGTCGCTGAACTGCCTCAGAGCCTTCCCCGTCAATATGGTGGTCTTCCTCACCTATGAAGCCATACTAAAGCAAATCAAACCTTTCTCCACGTGA